Genomic segment of Nitrososphaerota archaeon:
GGAAGAGCAACCCGTCCAGTCTCAGTTTCAGAGTAAAGAGGTGTGCGGTGAACTGGTGGGTCATAGTAAACCGCAGCACCTATCCCGTTTGAGGAGAGATAGTCCTTGACTTTGTTTCTGTTCTCCGGGAGAGCCACTGTATAGAGCGACCAGTTGGCTTCACACTCACCCCCTTCACTTGGCAGAATAATCCGCTCCAATCCTTCAAGAAGACCAGTTAAGGCCGCGGCGTTTCTTCGTCTTGCCTCAAGAAAAGAGGGAAGCTTAGCCATCTGAACAGAGGCTATAGCGGCCTCCATCTCAGGTAGCCGAAGGTTTGCGCCAAGTACAGCGCTATCGTATCCATGTATCATCCCATGGTTCCTAACCATCTTCAACCGTGCTGCAAGCGCATCGTCATTTGTGGTTAGGAAGCCACCTTCGCCTGAAGTGATGACTTTAGAAGCGTAGAGGCTGAAGCAACCGATGTCGCCGATGGTGCCTGTAGCGCGACCCCGGTAGTTTGCACCCAGAGATTGGGCCGCATCTTCAATAACTGAGAGCGAGTTCTTCTCAGCCGTCTCAGTTATCTGATCCATTTTTGCAGGGTGACCGTATAGATGGACAGGGATTATTGCACGACTTTTCCGGGTAATCTTCTTCTCAAGATCTTCAGGATCCATTGTATAATGATTCGTCTCAATGTCCACGAAAACCGGTTTCGCACCCGCAAGGAGAACAGT
This window contains:
- a CDS encoding DegT/DnrJ/EryC1/StrS family aminotransferase, with amino-acid sequence MTTNTKTMIPINSPIIGDEERAEVMKVLESGALTSASAEGGEYVRRFQKSVESFTNAKYAVAVNSGTSALYAALLALGVKAGDEVLVPSFTFLATANTVLLAGAKPVFVDIETNHYTMDPEDLEKKITRKSRAIIPVHLYGHPAKMDQITETAEKNSLSVIEDAAQSLGANYRGRATGTIGDIGCFSLYASKVITSGEGGFLTTNDDALAARLKMVRNHGMIHGYDSAVLGANLRLPEMEAAIASVQMAKLPSFLEARRRNAAALTGLLEGLERIILPSEGGECEANWSLYTVALPENRNKVKDYLSSNGIGAAVYYDPPVHRTPLYSETETGRVALPRTDWASRHVLSLPVHPRVSQDNIKTIASTVRDALST